The proteins below are encoded in one region of Hypanus sabinus isolate sHypSab1 unplaced genomic scaffold, sHypSab1.hap1 scaffold_105, whole genome shotgun sequence:
- the LOC132386173 gene encoding zinc finger protein 229-like, which translates to MAHQRVRTGERPFTCSDCGKGFKYSSKLKEHQRVHTGEKPFTCSVCGKRFTRSSTLMAHRRVHTGERPFTCSDCGKGFTCSSKLKEHQRVHTGEKPFTCSDCGKGFTRSSDLLTHRSVHTGERPFTCSDCGKGFTWSSDLLVHQRVHTGERPFTCSDCGKGFTCSSQLKVHQRVHTGERPFTCSECGKRFTRSSELLVHKSVHTGVRLFTCSDCGKGFTRSSTLMAHQRFHTGERPFTCSDCGKGFPCSSNLKEHQRIHTGERPFSCSDCGKAFISSSKLKVHQRIHTGERPFTCSDCGKGFTQSSDLLVHQSVHTGERPFTCSDCGKGFTRSSKLLVHQRIHTGEKPFNCSVCGLRFSQSSTLQRHQRVHTGEKSFTCSVCGRRFTRSSHLLSHQRVHTGETVHLL; encoded by the coding sequence atggctcatcagcgagttcgcactggggagaggccattcacctgttcggactgtgggaagggattcaaatactcatctaaactgaaggaacaccagcgagttcacactggagagaagccgttcacctgctcagtctgcgggaagagattcactcgttcatccaccctaatggcacaccggcgagttcacaccggggagcggccgttcacctgctcagactgtgggaagggattcacttgctcatctaaactgaaggaacatcagcgagttcacactggagagaagccgttcacctgctcagactgtgggaagggattcactcggtcatccgacctgctgacacacaggtcagttcacactggggagaggccgttcacctgctcggactgtgggaagggattcacttggtcatcggacctactggtacaccagcgagttcacactggagagaggccgttcacctgctcagactgcgggaagggattcacttgctcatcccaactgaaggtacatcagagagttcacactggggagaggccgttcacctgctcagagtgtgggaagagattcactcggtcatctgaactactggtacacaagtcagttcacactggggtcaggctgttcacctgctcggactgcgggaagggattcactcggtcatccaccctaatggcacaccagcgatttcacaccggggagcggccattcacgtgctcagactgtggaaagggattcccttgctcatctaacctgaaggagcatcagcgaattcacactggagagaggccgttctcttgctcagactgtgggaaggcattcatttcgtcatctaaactgaaggtacatcagcgaattcacactggggagaggccattcacctgctcagactgcgggaagggattcactcagtcatctgacctactggtacaccagtcagttcacactggagagaggccgttcacctgctcagactgcgggaagggattcactcggtcatccaaactactggtacaccagcgaattcacactggggagaagccgttcaactgttcagtctgtgggttgagattcagtcagtcatccaccctacagagacatcagcgagttcacactggggagaagtcgttcacctgctcagtctgtgggaggagattcactcggtcatcccacctactaagtcatcagcgagttcacacgggagagactgttcacctgctgtga